DNA from Gramella sp. MAR_2010_147:
GGCTGATCTTTCTCTAATTCTGGTAACACTTTTTTTCTGAACAGTGTATGCGACATTACCGGTGGTTCGGCATTTTTTTCAAACCAGGACTGATAATTTTTAGCGATAAATTTGAAAAACTGATTGTTCGCCTCCTGTTTTTGGGACTCCAGAATTTCAAACATTCCTGAATCTTCAATTTCTTCCAGTTGAATTTCCCAATATACCAGTCTTTGATAAAGCTCTGCCCATTCTTCATAAGAATTTACCTGAGCCATTTCCATGGCGATTTTTCTAAATTCCTGTTGATAGTTGGAGGTTGTCTTTTCTGATATCAGCCTGGAGTGATCTAAGTTCTTTTTGATACTTAGCAGGATCTGGTTTGGATTAACAGGCTTAATTAGATAATCTGCAATTTTAGATCCAATGGCTTCCTCCATTATATACTCTTCCTCACTCTTGGTGATCATTACTATAGGAACGGTTTCTCTTTTTTCCTTTATTTCTGCCAGCGTTTCGAGTCCTGTTAAACCGGGCATATTTTCGTCAAGAAATATAATATCAAAATTTTCTTTTTCTATCTCTTCCAATGCTTCTGTCCCGCTTTTACAGGTTTGAACGTCATAATTACGTGATTCCAGAAACATGATGTGAGGTTTCAATAAATCAATTTCATCATCTACCCACAATATTTTGATATTACCCATATTCGTTATTTGTTTTTTAGTTTTTAATGAGGATTACAGCAGTCTTTTCAAGGTTTTTAAAGATATTTCTGTAACTCATTCCACCCTTTTAATTTATTTCTTTTAAGCGATTAGTTGCGATTCGTCCATATTTATTTTGGTTGGATTCCATTTTTGGATATGGCTCATTTCATATATGTATCTTTGCTTTGAATTATAGAAAAAATACAGCTTGGCATCGCAAACTAAACTTAAAATATTAAACGATCCAATTTACGGTTTTATTACCATTCCCAATGAGCGGATCTTTAAGATCATTGAACATCCTTACTTTCAAAGACTACGCCGAATTTCCCAAATGGGTCTTTCATATTTGGTGTATCCAGGAGCACATCATACCAGATTTCATCATGCATTGGGTTGTGTACATCTAATGCAAAAAGCAGTGAGGATCCTTAGGTACAAAGGCGTGGGGATTTCTAATGAGGAAGAAGAGGCTCTACTTATCGCAATTTTAATGCACGATATTGGTCATGGCCCATTTAGTCATGCTATGGAACATAGCCTTGTGGAAGGTGTTGATCATGAGACCATTTCACTCCTTTTTATGGAGGAAATGAACTCAAAGTTTAACCAAAGTTTAACGCTGGCAATTAATATATTCAAGGGGAGCTATCACCGAAAATTTATGAATCAGCTTATCTCCAGTCAGATGGATATGGATCGCTTAGACTACTTGAAGCGGGATAGTTTTTATACCGGGGCGGTTGAAGGAAACATCAATAGTGAACGTTTAATTACCATGTTAAATGTGGTGAATGATGAATTGGTGGTTGAAGAAAAAGGAATCTATTCTGTAGAAAAGTTTCTCATTGGTCGTAGATTAATGTATTGGCAGGTATACCTTCACAAGACCAGCCTGGTTGCTGAACAGCTTTTAATAAGAGTTTTGAAAAGAGCCAAGGAGTTAATTGAAAAAGGAGAAAAGCTAAACGCCAGCGGATCTTTAATGTATTTTCTTGAAAACAAGATCACCAGAGAATATTTTGATGCACAAACGCTTGCGATGTTTTCTCGTCTTGATGATAATGATGTGATTTCAGCAATGAAAGACTGGATGTATTCAGATGATTTTGTTTTGAGCAATCTATGTGAAATGATCATCAATCGTAATTTACTCAAGGTAAAAATCAAAAAGAAGCGACCTTCAAGAGAAAAATTGGAAAAGAGATCTTTAGCGCTTCAGAAAAAATACAATATTTCAGAAAAAGAAGCATCCTATTTCGTTTTTGAGGGAGAGATAGCGAATCTGGCATACAAAAAAGAAAAAGATAACATTA
Protein-coding regions in this window:
- a CDS encoding HD domain-containing protein, whose amino-acid sequence is MASQTKLKILNDPIYGFITIPNERIFKIIEHPYFQRLRRISQMGLSYLVYPGAHHTRFHHALGCVHLMQKAVRILRYKGVGISNEEEEALLIAILMHDIGHGPFSHAMEHSLVEGVDHETISLLFMEEMNSKFNQSLTLAINIFKGSYHRKFMNQLISSQMDMDRLDYLKRDSFYTGAVEGNINSERLITMLNVVNDELVVEEKGIYSVEKFLIGRRLMYWQVYLHKTSLVAEQLLIRVLKRAKELIEKGEKLNASGSLMYFLENKITREYFDAQTLAMFSRLDDNDVISAMKDWMYSDDFVLSNLCEMIINRNLLKVKIKKKRPSREKLEKRSLALQKKYNISEKEASYFVFEGEIANLAYKKEKDNINILHKNGKINDVVKVSDQFNLKAHTNTVTKYYMCYPKVKD